In Hugenholtzia roseola DSM 9546, one DNA window encodes the following:
- a CDS encoding SDR family oxidoreductase, whose amino-acid sequence MYNQPMLRPDALQGKTILVTGGGTGLGKSMTQYFLELGANVIISSRKLDVLSETARELEAQTGGKVLAVACDVRNYEEVETAIAQGIERFGRIDGVVNNAAGNFISPTERLSNRAFDTIVDIVLKGSYNVTLALGKKWIAAGEKNKAILNIVTTYAATGSGYVVPSATAKAGVVALTRSLAVEWAKYGIRSNAVAPGPFPTKGAWERLLPGDLQELFNPEKRVPVGRVGEHQELANLAAYLMSDFSGYINGEVITIDGGEVLQGAGQFNMLSQIPKEMWDMFEQMTRSAKSK is encoded by the coding sequence ATGTATAATCAACCCATGTTGCGTCCTGATGCCTTGCAAGGCAAAACCATCTTAGTTACAGGTGGAGGCACAGGTTTAGGCAAATCCATGACGCAGTATTTTTTAGAATTGGGCGCAAATGTCATCATTTCAAGCCGAAAGTTAGACGTTTTGAGTGAAACCGCGCGAGAATTAGAAGCCCAAACAGGAGGCAAGGTCTTGGCGGTAGCCTGTGATGTGCGCAACTACGAAGAGGTAGAAACGGCGATAGCACAAGGCATTGAGCGTTTTGGTAGGATTGATGGGGTAGTTAATAATGCAGCAGGGAATTTTATTAGCCCTACTGAACGTCTTTCAAATCGCGCCTTTGATACCATCGTCGACATTGTCTTGAAGGGTAGCTACAACGTAACTTTGGCGTTGGGCAAAAAATGGATTGCGGCAGGCGAAAAAAATAAAGCCATCTTGAATATCGTAACCACTTATGCCGCCACAGGTTCGGGCTATGTTGTTCCTTCGGCGACGGCAAAAGCAGGCGTAGTAGCCCTAACACGTTCCTTAGCAGTGGAGTGGGCAAAATATGGCATCAGAAGCAACGCCGTTGCGCCCGGTCCTTTTCCTACAAAAGGAGCTTGGGAGCGTCTTCTACCCGGCGATTTACAGGAATTGTTTAATCCAGAAAAGCGCGTACCCGTAGGGCGCGTCGGTGAGCATCAAGAATTGGCAAATTTGGCGGCTTATCTGATGTCGGATTTTTCGGGTTATATCAATGGCGAGGTTATCACCATAGATGGCGGCGAAGTTTTGCAGGGCGCAGGGCAGTTTAATATGCTTTCACAGATTCCAAAAGAAATGTGGGATATGTTTGAGCAAATGACGCGCAGTGCCAAAAGCAAATAA
- the gatB gene encoding Asp-tRNA(Asn)/Glu-tRNA(Gln) amidotransferase subunit GatB has product MSKNGISEKYEIVIGLEVHAQLRTQSKAYSGDSTEFGVAPNSNVSVLTIAHPGTLPRFNEKVLEYAVKMGIACGSEITRYNVFDRKNYFYPDLPKGYQITQDKTPICRGGAIRITLPSGQEKDIALTRIHMEEDAGKSLHLAEELDTLVDLNRAGVPLIEIVTDPILRTPEEAYWYLTEVRRLVRYLDICDGNMEEGSMRCDANISVRLKGETAFRTRVEVKNMNSFRNVERAIIFEAKRQIEAYEAGETIKGETRMFDAPTGSTYSLRNKESLNDYRYFCEPDLQPVIVSEEYLTAIKSQMPALPRELKEKFINQYGLSDYDANVLVDIKETALYFDEVCKSLSTPAQYKAAANWLTVPVKSYLNEQAIGMEEFTLPASKIVELVKLVESNQVSFSIAAQNLFPALIADPTAKAEEKAKELDLIQTSDIDAITPIIDEILAAYPAKVAEYRAGKKGIIGMFMGELRRKTQNKVDPKTASSLIEKRLEEV; this is encoded by the coding sequence ATGTCTAAAAATGGCATTTCTGAAAAATACGAAATCGTTATCGGTTTAGAAGTACATGCGCAATTACGCACCCAAAGTAAAGCCTATTCAGGTGATAGCACCGAATTTGGAGTTGCCCCCAATAGTAATGTAAGTGTGCTTACGATTGCACACCCTGGCACTCTACCGCGTTTCAATGAGAAAGTCTTGGAGTATGCCGTAAAAATGGGAATTGCCTGTGGCAGCGAAATTACACGCTACAATGTCTTTGACCGTAAAAATTATTTCTATCCCGACCTTCCCAAAGGCTATCAAATTACACAAGACAAAACCCCCATTTGCAGAGGGGGCGCAATTAGAATTACCCTCCCTTCGGGGCAGGAAAAAGACATCGCCCTGACCCGTATTCACATGGAAGAAGATGCGGGCAAATCTTTGCACCTTGCCGAAGAACTTGATACCTTAGTAGATTTAAATAGAGCGGGCGTACCGCTTATAGAAATTGTTACCGACCCCATTCTACGAACACCCGAAGAAGCCTATTGGTATCTGACCGAAGTGCGCCGTTTGGTGCGCTATCTCGACATTTGCGATGGCAATATGGAGGAGGGTTCTATGCGTTGTGATGCCAATATTTCTGTAAGATTGAAAGGCGAAACGGCATTTAGAACGCGCGTAGAAGTTAAGAATATGAACTCTTTTCGCAACGTAGAACGGGCTATTATCTTCGAGGCAAAACGTCAGATTGAGGCTTATGAAGCAGGCGAAACCATCAAGGGCGAAACCCGTATGTTTGATGCGCCCACAGGCAGCACTTACAGCCTAAGAAACAAAGAATCTTTAAACGACTATCGTTATTTTTGCGAGCCTGATTTACAGCCTGTTATTGTTTCGGAGGAATACCTAACGGCGATAAAATCACAAATGCCTGCGCTGCCACGTGAGCTAAAAGAAAAGTTTATCAATCAGTACGGTCTTTCAGACTATGATGCCAATGTTTTAGTAGATATAAAAGAAACAGCACTTTATTTTGATGAAGTTTGTAAATCTTTATCTACGCCTGCTCAATACAAAGCGGCTGCAAATTGGCTCACTGTTCCCGTAAAATCTTATCTCAATGAGCAAGCCATTGGAATGGAAGAATTTACGCTGCCTGCCTCCAAAATTGTAGAATTGGTAAAATTGGTAGAAAGCAATCAGGTTAGTTTTTCTATTGCGGCTCAAAATCTTTTTCCTGCTTTAATTGCAGACCCTACTGCAAAGGCAGAAGAAAAGGCAAAAGAATTAGACCTTATCCAAACCAGCGATATAGATGCCATCACGCCCATTATAGACGAAATTTTAGCCGCCTACCCTGCAAAAGTAGCCGAGTATAGAGCAGGTAAAAAGGGCATTATAGGTATGTTTATGGGTGAGCTAAGACGCAAGACGCAAAATAAAGTAGACCCCAAAACAGCCAGCAGCTTGATTGAAAAGCGGTTGGAAGAGGTCTAA
- a CDS encoding SpoIIE family protein phosphatase, with protein sequence MKLFYTIKSKLVFVFVLFFITTSSLIGTIWWYDYRMQHIETLTGVITHVELNLKQTDKVEKDFFSAEAINPRFYQTGQSLYIDKHAQLLRKIAEELDTLRKSDFFLRLDGESHHIDSLQKALSLYDSTFQLLVRKIHQRGFKESGLEGQMRKQVHALENSLELSPILPILLMARRNEKDFILRKEIHYAENVYRYVAQVRRYINENIKNETDRARLFEALNQYEQFFVALTDIEREMGYDNSLGIRGKLEKMSRQIEQKAEMMNSQIHKKANQIRSQIKMVLLLVVFFGLTINVVLGYFIIQKLGEPLQRISASIHQIVAEDFEDHVQVAIVKSRDEIGELAKDLNYMVANVRLRRKEILEKNAELEQQKEEILAQQELLEAHNADLEQQKEEILTQHELLEQQTREVQEKNAELEQQKEEILAQHELLEQHNREVQEKNAELEQLTEEIGAQRDLLSEQFSLIENKNEELEEQKKVVQVKNRNITASIQYAKRIQEAMLPSPQSLQKILPQSFVFFKPRDIVSGDFYFFIEQQGKIFLAVADCTGHGVPGAFMSVIGTNLLIQTIQWRNILEADKILEELHKGMVEFLKQYDTDNRDGMDIALCVIDPKNKDLCFAGAKRPLLYIQDNELYHIRGNKISIGGINHRVEHQYDAFHISYEKPTQFYIFSDGLEDQFGEVQNKKFSLRRLKEIVHLHQHLEMSEQERTISHAFHHWLGKERQIDDVLMMGFLLQ encoded by the coding sequence TTGAAGCTGTTTTACACCATCAAGTCAAAACTTGTGTTTGTTTTTGTTTTATTTTTTATTACAACAAGCAGCCTTATCGGAACAATTTGGTGGTATGATTATCGTATGCAGCACATCGAAACGCTGACGGGAGTCATCACGCACGTAGAACTCAACCTGAAACAGACCGACAAGGTAGAAAAGGATTTTTTCAGTGCCGAAGCCATCAATCCGCGTTTTTATCAGACTGGGCAGAGCCTGTATATAGACAAACACGCTCAACTTTTGCGCAAAATTGCCGAAGAATTGGACACTCTACGCAAGAGTGATTTTTTCCTGCGCCTCGATGGAGAATCGCATCATATAGATAGCCTACAAAAAGCCTTGTCTTTATATGATTCTACTTTCCAACTTTTAGTTAGAAAAATACACCAACGGGGCTTCAAAGAGTCGGGGCTGGAAGGGCAGATGCGCAAGCAGGTTCATGCCTTAGAAAATAGCTTGGAATTGAGTCCGATTTTGCCTATTTTGTTGATGGCGCGTCGGAATGAAAAGGATTTTATCTTGCGCAAAGAAATTCATTATGCCGAAAATGTGTATCGCTATGTGGCACAGGTGCGAAGGTATATCAATGAAAATATCAAAAATGAAACTGATAGGGCAAGACTTTTTGAGGCATTGAACCAATACGAACAGTTTTTTGTAGCCCTAACGGACATAGAGCGCGAAATGGGCTATGATAATAGCTTGGGAATTAGAGGAAAGTTGGAAAAGATGTCGCGCCAAATTGAGCAGAAAGCCGAAATGATGAATAGCCAAATTCATAAAAAAGCCAATCAGATTCGCAGCCAAATCAAAATGGTTTTACTATTAGTTGTCTTTTTTGGATTAACTATCAATGTCGTTTTGGGCTATTTTATCATACAAAAATTGGGCGAACCCTTGCAGCGCATCTCTGCCTCGATACACCAAATTGTGGCGGAAGATTTTGAAGACCATGTGCAGGTGGCGATTGTAAAAAGTCGAGATGAGATTGGGGAATTGGCAAAAGATTTGAATTATATGGTTGCCAATGTGCGCTTGCGTAGGAAGGAGATTTTAGAAAAAAACGCCGAATTGGAGCAGCAGAAAGAGGAAATTTTAGCCCAACAAGAACTTTTAGAGGCGCATAATGCCGATTTGGAGCAGCAAAAAGAAGAAATCCTGACCCAGCACGAACTTTTAGAACAGCAAACGCGCGAGGTGCAGGAAAAAAATGCCGAATTGGAGCAACAAAAAGAGGAAATTTTGGCACAGCACGAACTTTTGGAGCAGCACAACAGAGAAGTGCAGGAAAAAAACGCCGAATTGGAGCAACTCACCGAAGAAATTGGAGCGCAGCGCGATTTGCTTTCCGAGCAGTTTAGTTTGATAGAAAATAAAAATGAAGAATTAGAAGAACAGAAAAAAGTAGTACAAGTAAAAAATAGAAACATTACGGCAAGTATTCAATATGCCAAGCGCATACAAGAAGCTATGCTGCCTTCGCCTCAAAGCCTGCAAAAAATCTTGCCCCAGTCGTTTGTCTTTTTCAAACCGCGCGACATTGTCAGTGGCGATTTCTACTTTTTTATAGAGCAGCAGGGGAAAATCTTTTTAGCCGTAGCCGACTGCACAGGGCATGGCGTACCCGGTGCTTTTATGAGTGTTATTGGTACAAATTTGTTGATACAAACGATTCAATGGCGCAACATTTTGGAAGCGGATAAGATTTTGGAAGAGCTACACAAGGGCATGGTAGAATTTTTGAAACAATACGATACCGACAACCGCGACGGCATGGACATCGCCCTTTGTGTCATAGACCCCAAAAACAAAGACCTTTGTTTTGCAGGCGCGAAACGTCCCTTGCTCTACATACAAGACAACGAACTTTATCACATCAGGGGCAACAAAATCAGTATCGGCGGCATCAACCATCGAGTAGAGCATCAATACGACGCTTTTCATATTTCTTATGAAAAACCAACACAGTTTTACATCTTTTCAGATGGCTTAGAAGACCAATTTGGCGAGGTGCAAAACAAGAAATTTTCCCTACGTAGGCTCAAAGAAATTGTCCATCTGCACCAGCATCTGGAAATGAGCGAGCAGGAGCGCACCATCTCCCATGCCTTTCACCATTGGCTTGGCAAAGAGCGTCAGATTGATGACGTGCTTATGATGGGCTTTTTGCTACAATAA
- a CDS encoding lysophospholipid acyltransferase family protein: MDKNDALPPESSASKSDKNEKKELIAREDFIKATKLHKFRMEMVADMLMNFMKLSNANDLYDQLYDNKGYDFIQAFFETLQIRGIVSEEDLKRIPKTGGFVVVSNHPFGAIDGLMMVLILAKVRPDLRVMANFLLSRIEPIADYFISVNPLETHQQVQSSVGGMKAALLHLREGKPLGIFPAGEVSSYQPDSKTVSDREWQVSAIKLIKKAGVPVVPMYFQGSNSRIFHLLGKIHPLLRTASLSREMFAKKGEEVRVRIGHPISVKDIAVFEDVHRLGRFLRAKSYALGSALEVKRFYLPSFRFPTKPESIAPQLPLETLVSEIEGLREKNLLFTQQNYEVFIATSEEIPNILHELGRLRELTFREVGEGTNKGEDLDEYDLYYHHLFIWDKEAKSIVGAYRMGKGDFILNRYGKKGFYLSTLFKMKGELLNRLPQSIELGRSFILKEYQQKRLPLFLLWRGILFFLLHNKEYRYLIGPVSISNAYSKVSRSLIVHFIQQHYFDYDLAAQVKPRKRFKPDFNNLDMEGLQEVMSDLSKLDKILSDIEPLGFTVPILLKKYIQQNAKIIAFNVDPKFNDALDGLMILDVNEVPASTIDNLKKEMDL; this comes from the coding sequence ATGGATAAAAATGATGCTTTGCCACCCGAATCTTCTGCCTCCAAATCGGACAAAAACGAAAAAAAGGAGCTTATTGCACGTGAAGATTTCATAAAGGCGACCAAATTACACAAGTTTAGGATGGAAATGGTAGCGGATATGTTGATGAATTTCATGAAACTTTCCAACGCCAACGACCTTTACGACCAATTATACGACAACAAAGGCTACGATTTTATTCAGGCTTTTTTCGAAACCTTGCAAATTAGGGGTATCGTATCCGAAGAAGACCTCAAAAGGATTCCCAAGACGGGGGGCTTTGTTGTGGTTTCGAATCACCCCTTTGGCGCGATTGATGGGCTTATGATGGTCTTGATTTTGGCAAAAGTTCGCCCTGATTTGCGTGTGATGGCAAATTTTTTACTCTCACGCATAGAGCCGATTGCCGATTATTTTATCTCCGTCAATCCGCTCGAAACGCACCAGCAGGTGCAGTCGAGTGTAGGGGGTATGAAGGCTGCCTTGCTGCATTTGCGCGAAGGCAAGCCTTTGGGCATCTTCCCCGCAGGCGAGGTTTCGAGCTATCAGCCTGATTCAAAGACGGTTAGCGATAGGGAGTGGCAAGTTTCGGCTATCAAACTTATCAAAAAAGCAGGCGTGCCTGTTGTGCCGATGTACTTTCAGGGCAGCAATAGCCGTATTTTTCACCTCTTGGGCAAAATTCACCCCTTGTTGCGGACGGCAAGCCTTTCGCGCGAAATGTTTGCTAAAAAAGGCGAAGAAGTGCGCGTGCGCATCGGACACCCGATTTCGGTAAAAGACATTGCCGTTTTTGAAGATGTCCATCGCTTAGGGCGTTTTTTGCGTGCCAAATCTTATGCCTTGGGGTCTGCCTTAGAAGTCAAGCGTTTCTACCTGCCTTCTTTTCGCTTTCCTACCAAACCAGAGTCGATTGCACCGCAACTCCCTTTGGAAACCTTAGTGTCTGAAATTGAAGGACTTAGAGAAAAAAACTTGCTCTTTACCCAACAAAACTACGAGGTCTTTATTGCCACTTCCGAAGAAATTCCGAACATCTTACACGAATTGGGCAGATTGCGCGAACTCACTTTCCGAGAAGTGGGCGAGGGGACAAACAAAGGCGAGGATTTAGATGAGTATGATTTGTATTACCACCACCTTTTTATTTGGGATAAGGAGGCGAAGTCTATCGTAGGCGCGTATCGAATGGGCAAAGGCGATTTTATCCTAAACCGCTACGGAAAAAAGGGTTTTTATTTAAGTACGCTTTTTAAAATGAAAGGCGAACTGCTCAATCGCCTGCCACAGAGCATCGAGCTGGGGCGTTCCTTTATTTTGAAGGAGTATCAGCAAAAAAGGCTGCCACTTTTTTTACTTTGGCGTGGTATTTTATTCTTTTTATTGCACAATAAAGAGTACCGTTATTTGATTGGTCCCGTTAGCATTAGCAATGCCTACTCGAAGGTTTCGCGCAGTCTTATCGTGCATTTTATCCAACAACATTATTTCGACTATGATTTGGCAGCACAAGTAAAGCCGCGAAAAAGGTTCAAACCCGACTTCAACAACCTCGACATGGAGGGCTTGCAGGAGGTAATGAGCGACCTTTCCAAACTCGATAAAATCCTTTCCGACATCGAGCCTTTGGGCTTTACTGTTCCGATTTTACTAAAAAAATATATCCAACAAAATGCCAAAATTATAGCCTTCAACGTCGACCCTAAGTTTAATGATGCCTTAGACGGACTCATGATTTTGGACGTAAATGAAGTGCCTGCCAGCACGATTGACAATTTGAAAAAGGAAATGGACTTGTAG
- a CDS encoding 5-(carboxyamino)imidazole ribonucleotide synthase: protein MFAGNFKIGVLGGGQLGKMLLQQAANYNLSIKILDPDAAAPCKDLAREFVQGSLQDYETVLAFGADCQVVTIEIESVNTEALAELERRGVQVFPQPAQIALIQDKRLQKTFYEQHQIPTAPFVLIDNKAHLLDFLEKNPNHFPCVQKLGKDGYDGRGVQILNHLAEAREKGFDAPSLLEAKADIKTEIAVMVARNPKGETAVFPAVEMVFDPIHNLVDYLLAPAQIEAQLETKARELAQKVADRLGIIGVLAVEMFMTKDNQIWVNEVAPRPHNSGHATIEGNFTSQYEQHLRTLLNLPLGDTALRSPSAMVNLLGAEGHQGKAHYEGMAQILAQKGFYVHLYGKAQTRPWRKMGHVTILAEEAAELAQKVAFVKQHLRVVAQE, encoded by the coding sequence ATGTTTGCTGGAAACTTTAAAATTGGCGTTTTAGGTGGGGGGCAACTTGGGAAGATGCTGCTCCAACAGGCTGCCAATTACAACCTCTCTATCAAAATTTTAGACCCTGATGCGGCTGCGCCTTGCAAAGATTTGGCGCGTGAATTTGTGCAGGGTAGCCTGCAAGATTACGAAACCGTCTTAGCTTTTGGTGCTGATTGTCAGGTGGTTACGATAGAAATTGAAAGCGTCAATACGGAAGCCTTAGCGGAATTAGAAAGACGTGGGGTGCAGGTTTTTCCACAGCCTGCTCAAATTGCCCTGATTCAAGACAAGCGTTTGCAGAAGACCTTTTACGAGCAGCACCAGATTCCGACAGCTCCCTTTGTGCTGATTGACAATAAAGCACATTTGTTAGACTTTTTAGAAAAAAATCCAAATCATTTTCCTTGTGTCCAAAAACTTGGAAAAGACGGCTACGACGGCAGGGGGGTGCAAATTTTAAACCACTTAGCAGAGGCACGTGAAAAGGGGTTCGACGCGCCTTCTCTTTTGGAAGCCAAAGCCGACATCAAGACCGAAATTGCGGTGATGGTAGCACGCAACCCGAAGGGCGAAACGGCGGTTTTTCCTGCCGTAGAAATGGTCTTCGACCCGATTCACAACTTAGTGGATTATCTGCTTGCGCCTGCCCAAATTGAAGCCCAACTCGAAACAAAGGCACGCGAATTGGCGCAAAAAGTAGCCGACCGATTGGGTATCATTGGGGTCTTGGCAGTGGAAATGTTTATGACGAAAGATAACCAAATTTGGGTCAATGAAGTAGCTCCGCGCCCACACAATAGCGGACATGCAACGATAGAAGGCAATTTTACCTCTCAATACGAACAACACCTTCGCACCCTGCTAAATCTCCCTTTGGGCGATACTGCCTTGCGCTCCCCTTCGGCAATGGTCAATCTTTTGGGGGCAGAAGGGCATCAAGGTAAGGCGCATTACGAAGGCATGGCTCAAATTTTGGCACAAAAGGGCTTCTATGTTCACCTTTACGGAAAGGCACAGACACGCCCTTGGCGCAAGATGGGACACGTAACCATTTTGGCAGAAGAGGCGGCAGAGCTTGCCCAAAAGGTGGCGTTTGTCAAACAGCACTTGCGCGTAGTGGCACAGGAATAG
- a CDS encoding PorP/SprF family type IX secretion system membrane protein, translating into MMIKKLLSFVVFLLPFLFFFSLPLSAQESQLTQFYALPSHLNPAFTGIVPYYRFGIAHRAQWLEVGRNGYQTTLASAELNLGENKGGLGLLLKQVSHQLGSQLSLSPTYAYHFQVSRKVMIAAALSPSYTFSRGANLLFEDAILSGNPTQDPLQALTQRQHQVRLHAAGALYTEKFWVGTALFSLLELQWNEVEQTQNLGLKNRQTPIRYALHGGAKLEIAYQTHYLPALLYERQRSFHKLDLQNTFQIQQFLGGLGYRGFFLPTLPSHNIALILGWKYEQWQIGFAYEQNIGGVVNRGSTYELTLAFCPPYDFRKKKGYQSIRCPIQF; encoded by the coding sequence ATGATGATAAAAAAACTGCTCTCTTTTGTCGTTTTTCTGCTGCCCTTTCTTTTCTTTTTCAGCCTTCCGCTTTCTGCACAAGAGAGCCAACTGACCCAATTTTATGCCCTTCCTTCGCACCTCAACCCTGCCTTTACGGGTATTGTCCCCTACTATCGCTTCGGAATTGCACACAGAGCGCAGTGGCTCGAAGTCGGTAGAAATGGCTATCAGACCACTTTGGCAAGTGCCGAATTGAACTTAGGCGAAAACAAAGGGGGCTTGGGGCTTCTTCTCAAACAGGTCAGCCATCAGTTAGGTTCGCAACTTAGCCTTAGCCCTACCTATGCCTACCATTTTCAGGTGTCGCGTAAGGTAATGATAGCGGCGGCACTTTCCCCTTCCTACACTTTTTCAAGAGGCGCAAACCTACTTTTTGAAGATGCAATCCTTTCAGGCAATCCAACGCAAGACCCCCTGCAAGCCCTTACACAAAGGCAGCACCAAGTCCGACTACACGCCGCAGGTGCGCTCTATACCGAAAAATTTTGGGTAGGAACGGCTCTTTTTTCTCTTTTAGAATTGCAATGGAACGAAGTAGAGCAAACGCAAAATTTAGGGCTGAAAAATAGGCAAACGCCCATTCGCTACGCCCTCCATGGGGGCGCGAAATTGGAAATAGCCTACCAGACGCACTACCTCCCTGCGCTTCTTTATGAAAGGCAGCGTTCTTTTCACAAATTAGACCTCCAAAATACGTTTCAAATCCAACAGTTTTTGGGCGGACTGGGCTATCGCGGCTTCTTTTTGCCTACCCTGCCTTCGCACAATATCGCCCTTATTTTGGGTTGGAAATATGAACAATGGCAAATCGGTTTTGCTTACGAACAAAATATCGGCGGCGTAGTCAATCGCGGTAGCACCTACGAACTGACCCTCGCTTTTTGCCCCCCTTATGATTTTAGAAAAAAGAAAGGCTACCAAAGTATTCGTTGTCCGATACAATTTTAG
- a CDS encoding STAS/SEC14 domain-containing protein, with the protein MNVYRSHFKDINFDPETKLIEVIWSPESADLDEESYKNDLLAYRKAALENRPTYVLGDMREMRYVVSPELQDWVNEEILPAVFGMGTIERVAFVVSADLIAQLATEQIMEESTGANFNSRYFETREEAIAWLLQ; encoded by the coding sequence ATGAACGTTTATAGAAGTCATTTTAAAGACATAAATTTTGACCCCGAAACAAAACTTATCGAGGTTATCTGGTCGCCTGAAAGTGCTGACTTAGACGAAGAAAGCTATAAAAATGACCTTTTAGCCTATCGAAAGGCTGCTCTTGAAAACCGTCCTACCTATGTTTTGGGCGATATGCGAGAGATGCGCTACGTAGTTTCACCCGAACTGCAAGATTGGGTCAATGAGGAAATTTTGCCTGCTGTTTTCGGTATGGGTACGATAGAAAGGGTTGCTTTTGTTGTGAGTGCCGACCTTATCGCCCAACTTGCCACCGAGCAAATCATGGAAGAAAGCACAGGTGCGAATTTCAATAGCCGTTATTTCGAAACGCGCGAGGAAGCCATAGCGTGGCTGCTACAATAG
- the rfaE2 gene encoding D-glycero-beta-D-manno-heptose 1-phosphate adenylyltransferase gives MRHLTEKKMCADKICASLSEAAKLTETWRNQGNEVVFTNGCFDILHLGHVDYLEKASLLGTKLIVGLNSDNSIKRLKGEKRPLNPEYARLRLLASLAFVDAVVLFEQDTPLALIEALRPDVLVKGGDYEPENIVGADFVSENGGIVQTIPLVEGFSTTGIIAKMS, from the coding sequence ATGAGGCATCTGACCGAAAAAAAAATGTGTGCCGATAAAATATGCGCGTCCCTTTCCGAAGCTGCCAAATTGACAGAAACTTGGCGCAATCAAGGCAACGAAGTCGTTTTCACAAACGGCTGTTTTGACATTCTACACTTAGGACACGTAGATTATTTGGAAAAAGCGTCACTTTTGGGTACAAAACTTATCGTTGGTCTGAATTCTGATAATTCTATCAAGCGGCTAAAAGGCGAAAAACGCCCTTTAAACCCAGAATATGCACGTTTGCGCCTATTAGCATCTTTGGCTTTTGTAGATGCTGTCGTGCTTTTCGAGCAAGACACGCCTTTGGCTTTGATAGAGGCTTTGCGCCCAGATGTATTGGTCAAGGGCGGCGATTACGAACCAGAAAACATAGTAGGCGCGGATTTCGTATCGGAAAATGGAGGCATTGTCCAGACCATTCCCTTAGTGGAAGGCTTTTCTACTACGGGAATAATTGCCAAGATGTCATAG
- a CDS encoding zinc metallopeptidase → MMSYYLIAGLVFLASFVIQQILKSKFKKYAQIPLQNGMSGAEVAERMLAEHGISGVRVACVSGELTDHYHPTERMVNLSEAVYYGRNAAAVAVAAHECGHAVQHAKAYSFLSFRSAMVPILNISNTFLPFVLMAGVALLYFSGIKLVLLIGVILFSLTTLFSFITLPVEFDASARALKWIESRGIVNSQEYGMAKSALFWAAMTYVVAALGSLATLLYYAFMLFGRRD, encoded by the coding sequence ATGATGAGTTATTATTTAATTGCAGGGCTTGTATTTTTGGCAAGTTTTGTAATTCAACAAATATTAAAAAGCAAGTTTAAAAAATACGCTCAAATTCCGCTACAAAATGGCATGAGCGGTGCCGAAGTTGCCGAGCGCATGCTTGCCGAGCATGGCATTTCGGGCGTGCGTGTGGCTTGTGTTTCGGGCGAACTAACCGACCATTATCACCCAACAGAGCGCATGGTCAATTTGAGCGAAGCCGTTTATTACGGCAGGAATGCGGCGGCAGTGGCGGTAGCAGCGCATGAGTGTGGGCATGCCGTTCAGCACGCAAAGGCGTATAGTTTTCTTTCGTTCCGTTCGGCAATGGTGCCAATTTTGAACATTTCTAATACCTTTTTGCCCTTTGTTTTGATGGCAGGTGTGGCGTTGTTGTATTTTAGTGGAATCAAACTTGTACTTTTGATAGGTGTCATTCTCTTTTCGCTCACGACGCTTTTTAGTTTTATTACCCTACCTGTGGAATTTGACGCTTCGGCGCGTGCTTTGAAGTGGATAGAAAGTCGCGGCATTGTCAATTCGCAAGAATACGGCATGGCAAAAAGTGCCTTGTTTTGGGCAGCCATGACTTATGTAGTCGCCGCCTTAGGCTCTTTGGCTACTTTGCTTTACTATGCGTTTATGCTTTTTGGAAGACGCGATTAG